A genomic window from Bacteroidota bacterium includes:
- a CDS encoding RNase adapter RapZ: MKTTILSDLFYKWSSEKLLSLELLPISGSSREYYRIKSKNKSVIATINNDKTENIAFLNFTEHFRKNDLNVPEIYASEIEKGIYLQQDLGDTTLYNYLKANKEGGSFPQKIIDIYKKIIDELLKFQILGRSLDFSNAYPRHSFDKQSIMWDLNYFKYNFIKLAGVDFNEQFLEDDFNVFADYLLEANTDFFLYRDFQSRNIMIKDDKLFFIDYQGGRKGASQYDLASLLYDAKAEIPQNVKEELLEYFADKYEQKTNESKLEFLKYYYPYVLVRVLQACGAFGYRGFFEKKQHFLQSIPPALKNLKYLLSKVDVLERLPELTKVIEQIIESPKLKQLENKASEKFTVKIFSFSFKKQHPVDKSGNGGGFVFDCRFLPNPGRIEKYKKLTGKDKEVISFFEKKTEVDLFFNKVCSIVDSSIENYLFRDFKDIMISFGCTGGQHRSVYLAEQLQKYLLENKNVKVKLKHKEVVKDEE, translated from the coding sequence CAGATTTATTTTATAAATGGAGTTCTGAGAAACTACTTTCATTAGAGTTGTTACCTATTTCAGGATCATCACGTGAGTATTACCGAATTAAAAGTAAGAACAAAAGTGTAATAGCTACAATCAATAATGATAAAACCGAGAATATTGCTTTTTTAAATTTCACTGAACATTTTAGAAAGAATGACTTAAATGTACCTGAAATATATGCCAGTGAAATTGAAAAAGGAATTTATCTTCAACAAGACCTTGGTGATACAACTCTTTACAATTATCTGAAAGCTAATAAAGAGGGTGGAAGTTTTCCTCAAAAAATTATTGATATTTATAAAAAAATTATTGATGAATTGTTAAAGTTTCAGATTTTAGGAAGAAGCCTTGATTTTAGCAATGCATATCCACGACATAGTTTTGATAAGCAATCAATTATGTGGGACTTAAATTATTTTAAGTATAATTTTATCAAATTAGCAGGAGTTGATTTTAATGAACAATTTCTTGAAGATGATTTTAATGTATTTGCAGATTATTTGCTTGAGGCAAATACGGATTTTTTCCTTTACAGAGATTTTCAGTCAAGGAATATCATGATAAAAGATGATAAACTTTTTTTTATTGACTACCAAGGTGGTAGAAAAGGTGCTTCACAATATGATTTAGCCTCATTATTGTATGATGCAAAAGCAGAAATACCACAAAATGTAAAAGAAGAATTACTTGAATATTTTGCTGACAAATATGAACAAAAAACTAATGAAAGTAAGCTAGAGTTTCTTAAATATTATTATCCTTATGTTCTCGTAAGGGTATTGCAAGCTTGCGGTGCTTTTGGTTACAGAGGTTTTTTTGAAAAAAAACAACATTTTTTACAGAGTATTCCTCCTGCACTCAAAAATCTAAAATATTTATTAAGCAAAGTTGATGTTCTTGAAAGATTGCCTGAATTAACCAAAGTGATAGAACAAATTATTGAATCACCGAAACTTAAGCAACTTGAAAATAAAGCTTCTGAAAAATTTACAGTAAAAATATTTAGTTTTTCATTTAAAAAGCAACATCCTGTTGATAAGAGTGGAAATGGTGGAGGTTTTGTTTTTGATTGTAGATTTTTACCAAATCCGGGAAGAATTGAAAAGTATAAAAAACTTACAGGAAAGGATAAAGAGGTTATTTCATTTTTTGAGAAAAAAACTGAAGTTGATTTGTTTTTTAATAAAGTTTGTTCAATAGTGGATAGTTCCATTGAAAATTATTTGTTTAGAGATTTTAAAGACATAATGATTTCTTTTGGATGCACAGGTGGGCAACACAGATCCGTATATTTAGCCGAACAATTGCAAAAATATTTATTAGAAAATAAGAATGTTAAAGTTAAGTTAAAACACAAGGAAGTAGTTAAGGATGAGGAATGA